In a genomic window of Blastocatellia bacterium:
- the kdsB gene encoding 3-deoxy-manno-octulosonate cytidylyltransferase, producing the protein MAIIPARYASTRLPGKPLLPIKQIPLILHVVERAARAQSVARVIVATDDQRIFEAVTAHGAAAVMTSAACASGTDRIAEAAAQLDAEIVVNVQGDEPLIEPATIDAAIAPLIADSQLHISTTSEPITDVEDVFNPNVVKVVTNHQGFALYFSRSPVPHIRPTPGHTLEQALRMDASLLHHYRKHSGLYAYRGEFLQAFARMQPSPLERLEQLEQLRVLEHGYPIRVVAVEHRSIGVDTEQDYQRVKRMIEEDQV; encoded by the coding sequence ATTGCGATCATCCCTGCGCGGTACGCCTCGACACGATTGCCGGGCAAACCCCTCCTCCCCATCAAGCAAATTCCTTTGATATTGCATGTCGTCGAGCGCGCCGCGCGAGCGCAGTCTGTCGCGCGCGTAATCGTTGCGACCGACGACCAGCGCATCTTCGAAGCGGTCACGGCGCACGGCGCGGCCGCAGTCATGACCAGTGCCGCGTGCGCCTCGGGCACCGACCGTATCGCCGAAGCCGCCGCCCAGCTTGATGCCGAAATCGTCGTCAACGTGCAGGGCGACGAGCCGTTGATCGAGCCGGCAACCATTGATGCGGCCATCGCGCCGCTCATCGCCGATTCACAGCTTCACATCAGCACCACCTCAGAGCCCATCACCGATGTCGAAGATGTGTTCAACCCGAACGTCGTCAAAGTGGTTACAAACCATCAGGGGTTCGCGCTCTATTTTTCGCGCTCGCCCGTGCCGCACATCCGGCCCACCCCCGGCCACACCCTGGAGCAAGCGTTGCGCATGGATGCGAGCTTGCTTCATCATTATCGTAAGCATTCGGGACTCTATGCGTACCGCGGCGAGTTCTTGCAAGCCTTTGCCCGCATGCAGCCGTCGCCGCTCGAACGCCTGGAACAGCTCGAACAGCTGCGCGTGCTCGAACACGGCTACCCCATACGCGTCGTCGCGGTCGAGCATCGCTCGATTGGCGTGGACACCGAGCAGGATTATCAACGAGTCAAGAGGATGATTGAGGAGGATCAGGTATGA
- a CDS encoding DUF1080 domain-containing protein yields MSKYRLALLPLLLCLLMLLASVAGAQTPKPGFADGLLGRWDLTVQEANGSYPSWVEISLRKETELMGRFVGRFGSNRHIAQIEYKSGELLFRIPVQYETNAHDLVFKGRLNGDRLEGTTESADGKTLHWTGVRAPDMIRTAAPRWGKPIHLFNGKDLTGWRLRSTERGNCWSATNGTMTNNVPCVDIITEQKFTDFKLHLEFNIVAESNSGVYLRGRHEVQIEDSFGKASDSLRMGGVYGFLRPVVNASGRPGEWQTYDITLIGRRVTVVLNGKTIVDNAEIPGITGGALESDEGAPGPLMLQGDHGKVMFRNIVLTPAQ; encoded by the coding sequence ATGAGCAAATACCGCCTCGCGTTGTTACCGCTGTTGCTCTGTCTGCTGATGCTGCTCGCGTCGGTTGCCGGCGCGCAGACGCCAAAGCCGGGATTCGCCGACGGCTTGCTGGGCCGCTGGGACTTGACCGTGCAGGAAGCCAACGGCTCATATCCGTCGTGGGTTGAAATCTCGCTGCGCAAAGAGACCGAGCTGATGGGCCGCTTCGTCGGGCGCTTTGGCAGCAATCGCCACATCGCGCAGATCGAATATAAAAGTGGCGAGCTGCTCTTCAGAATCCCTGTGCAGTACGAAACGAACGCCCACGACCTGGTCTTCAAAGGCAGGCTGAACGGCGACCGGTTGGAAGGCACGACCGAAAGCGCCGACGGCAAGACTTTGCACTGGACGGGCGTGCGCGCGCCCGACATGATACGCACCGCCGCGCCGCGCTGGGGCAAGCCGATTCACCTGTTCAACGGCAAAGACCTCACGGGATGGCGGCTGCGCTCAACCGAACGCGGCAACTGCTGGAGCGCGACAAACGGCACGATGACCAACAACGTCCCCTGTGTTGACATCATCACCGAACAAAAATTCACAGACTTCAAGCTGCATCTTGAATTCAACATCGTCGCCGAGAGCAATAGCGGCGTTTACCTGCGCGGACGCCACGAGGTGCAGATTGAAGACAGCTTTGGCAAAGCCTCTGACAGTTTGCGCATGGGCGGCGTCTACGGTTTTCTGCGCCCGGTGGTCAACGCCTCGGGGCGACCGGGCGAGTGGCAGACTTACGACATCACTTTGATCGGGCGGCGCGTGACGGTGGTGCTGAACGGCAAGACCATCGTTGACAACGCCGAGATACCGGGTATCACCGGCGGCGCGCTCGAAAGCGACGAAGGCGCGCCCGGCCCGCTGATGCTCCAGGGCGACCACGGCAAGGTCATGTTCCGCAACATCGTCCTGACGCCGGCGCAGTAA